One genomic segment of Vibrio sp. SCSIO 43136 includes these proteins:
- the aroA gene encoding 3-phosphoshikimate 1-carboxyvinyltransferase → MESLTLQPIQVVSGEVNLPGSKSVSNRALLLAALANGKTRLTNLLDSDDIRHMLNALEKLGVSYQLSEDKTVCEVEGLAGAFDAPQALELFLGNAGTAMRPLAAALCLGGGEYVLTGEPRMKERPIGHLVDALVDAGADVEYLENDGFPPLKIKGTGLKGGKVSIDGSISSQFLTAFLMSAPMAQGDIEIEIEGELVSKPYIDITLHIMKQFGVEVENQDYKRFVVKAGQIYQAPGDFLVEGDASSASYFLAAAAIKGGEIKVTGIGKNSIQGDIQFADALEKMGAEIEWGDDYVISRKGELKAVDMDYNHIPDAAMTIATTALFAEGTTAIRNVYNWRVKETDRLSAMATELRKVGAEVEEGEDYIIINPPKQLTHAAIDTYDDHRMAMCFSLVALSDTPVTINDPKCTSKTFPDYFDKLEGLKGGTAAPKG, encoded by the coding sequence ATGGAAAGCCTGACATTACAACCTATCCAAGTCGTATCCGGTGAAGTTAACTTGCCCGGCTCTAAAAGTGTTTCTAACCGAGCTTTGCTGCTCGCTGCGCTAGCAAACGGTAAGACTCGTTTAACTAACCTGTTAGACAGTGACGATATTCGTCATATGTTGAATGCTTTGGAAAAGCTTGGCGTGAGCTACCAGCTTTCCGAAGACAAAACAGTCTGTGAAGTCGAAGGTTTAGCTGGAGCATTCGATGCACCGCAAGCTTTAGAGTTGTTCCTTGGCAACGCAGGTACCGCAATGCGTCCACTAGCTGCCGCACTTTGCTTAGGCGGTGGTGAGTACGTACTCACTGGTGAGCCTCGCATGAAAGAGCGTCCAATCGGCCACCTTGTTGACGCACTCGTCGATGCTGGAGCAGATGTTGAATACCTTGAAAACGATGGTTTCCCACCGCTTAAGATCAAAGGCACAGGTCTCAAAGGCGGAAAAGTGTCGATTGATGGCTCGATCTCAAGCCAGTTCCTTACGGCATTCTTGATGTCAGCGCCAATGGCTCAAGGGGATATCGAAATTGAGATTGAAGGCGAATTGGTATCTAAGCCATACATCGATATTACTTTGCATATCATGAAGCAATTTGGTGTTGAGGTCGAAAACCAAGATTACAAACGTTTTGTGGTTAAAGCGGGTCAAATTTACCAAGCACCAGGTGATTTCTTAGTGGAAGGCGATGCTTCATCGGCGTCTTATTTCTTGGCTGCTGCTGCAATTAAAGGTGGCGAGATCAAGGTTACTGGTATTGGTAAAAACAGTATCCAAGGTGACATTCAATTTGCCGATGCTCTTGAGAAAATGGGTGCTGAAATTGAGTGGGGAGATGACTACGTGATCTCTCGTAAAGGCGAACTGAAGGCAGTGGATATGGACTACAACCACATCCCTGATGCAGCAATGACTATCGCCACGACAGCTCTGTTTGCCGAAGGCACGACCGCAATCCGTAACGTGTACAACTGGCGCGTAAAAGAGACTGATCGTCTATCAGCGATGGCGACAGAATTGCGTAAAGTGGGTGCAGAAGTGGAAGAGGGTGAAGATTACATCATCATTAACCCACCTAAGCAGCTAACTCATGCTGCAATCGATACCTACGATGACCACCGTATGGCGATGTGCTTCTCACTGGTGGCGTTAAGCGATACGCCTGTGACTATCAATGATCCTAAGTGTACGTCTAAGACGTTCCCGGATTATTTTGATAAGCTGGAAGGGTTGAAGGGCGGGACGGCTGCGCCTAAGGGTTAA
- the topA gene encoding type I DNA topoisomerase — MGKSLVIVESPAKAKTINKYLGKDFIVKSSVGHVRDLPTAGQSSGTKAAAISTKGMSPEEKARIKKEKDRKALIKKMGIDPYNGWEPNYQILPGKEKVVAELQKLAKDADHVYLATDLDREGEAIAWHLREIIGGDEERYKRVVFNEITKNAIQQAFETPGELNMDGVNAQQARRFMDRVVGFMVSPLLWKKVARGLSAGRVQSVAVKLLVEREREINAFIPEEFWDIHADTKTASQADFRLLVAQKNGSAFKPVNQQQADEAVTVLKSADYEVCKREDRPTSSKPSAPYITSTLQQAASTRLGYGVKKTMMLAQRLYEGGYITYMRTDSTNLSSEAVDAVRGFIGSEFGDDYLPAKPLKYGSKEGAQEAHEAIRPSSVEVKVDDLQGMEADAHKLYQLIWNQFVACQMTPAKYDSTTLSVKAAEFTLKAKGRILKFDGWTRVQRPLGKNEDQILPAVQIGDKLTLEALDPKQHFTKPPARFTEAALVKELEKKGIGRPSTYASIISTIQDRGYVKVEQRRFYAEKMGEIVSDRLDDSFNDLMNYDFTARMEEKLDQIAEGEAVWKGVLDNFFADFTSDLEKAELDEAEGGMRPNNIVETDIECPTCGRNMGIRTASTGVFLGCSGYALPPKERCKTTINLGDEEGIINVLEEDVETAALRAKKRCPKCETAMDAYLIDEKRKLHVCGNNPNCDGYIVEKGEFKVKGYDGPVVECDKCGSDMELKNGRFGKYMDCTSADCKNTRKILKNGEVAPPKEDPVHFPELPCENSDAYFVLRDGASGLFMAASNFPKSRETRAPLVAELVQYKERISDKFKYLTTAPTEDPDGRPTVVRFSRKTKENYVRSEENGKPSGWTALYIDGKWEITDKRKKPKAESKA; from the coding sequence ATGGGTAAATCTCTAGTAATAGTGGAGTCACCTGCCAAAGCGAAAACTATTAACAAGTACCTTGGCAAAGACTTCATTGTAAAGTCGAGTGTGGGTCACGTACGTGATCTGCCTACGGCTGGCCAGAGCAGCGGCACGAAAGCTGCGGCCATTTCAACCAAGGGTATGAGCCCTGAAGAGAAAGCTCGTATCAAGAAAGAAAAAGATCGCAAAGCACTGATCAAAAAGATGGGCATTGACCCATACAATGGCTGGGAACCTAACTACCAGATCCTGCCGGGTAAAGAAAAAGTCGTTGCGGAGCTACAGAAACTTGCGAAAGACGCTGACCACGTTTATCTCGCAACCGATTTGGACCGCGAGGGAGAAGCTATTGCGTGGCACCTTCGTGAGATCATCGGTGGCGATGAAGAACGTTACAAGCGCGTTGTATTCAACGAAATTACCAAAAATGCTATCCAACAAGCGTTCGAAACTCCGGGCGAGCTGAACATGGATGGTGTTAATGCTCAGCAAGCACGTCGCTTTATGGACCGTGTTGTGGGCTTTATGGTGTCACCTCTACTTTGGAAAAAAGTAGCGCGTGGTCTATCAGCAGGTCGTGTACAGTCGGTAGCCGTGAAGCTACTGGTTGAACGTGAGCGTGAGATCAACGCATTTATCCCTGAAGAGTTCTGGGATATCCATGCTGACACCAAAACGGCATCTCAAGCAGACTTCCGACTATTAGTGGCGCAGAAGAACGGCTCGGCGTTTAAGCCAGTGAACCAGCAGCAGGCCGACGAAGCGGTTACGGTACTTAAAAGCGCTGACTACGAAGTTTGTAAGCGTGAAGATCGCCCAACCAGCAGTAAGCCATCAGCACCATACATCACCTCAACACTGCAGCAAGCGGCGAGTACTCGTCTAGGCTATGGTGTTAAGAAGACCATGATGCTGGCTCAGCGCCTCTATGAGGGGGGTTACATCACTTATATGCGTACTGACTCGACTAACTTGAGTTCAGAGGCTGTAGACGCGGTACGTGGCTTTATCGGTTCTGAGTTTGGTGATGATTATCTACCAGCGAAACCGCTAAAATACGGTAGCAAAGAGGGTGCGCAAGAAGCGCACGAAGCGATCCGTCCATCAAGCGTTGAAGTAAAAGTTGATGACCTACAAGGTATGGAAGCGGACGCTCACAAACTTTACCAGCTAATCTGGAACCAGTTTGTTGCCTGTCAGATGACACCTGCGAAGTACGATTCAACGACACTAAGTGTGAAAGCTGCGGAGTTTACCTTAAAGGCGAAAGGTCGAATCCTTAAGTTTGATGGTTGGACTCGAGTACAGCGTCCACTGGGTAAAAATGAAGATCAGATCCTGCCTGCGGTACAAATCGGCGACAAGTTAACGCTTGAAGCGCTCGATCCAAAGCAGCACTTCACCAAGCCACCAGCACGCTTCACTGAAGCGGCGCTAGTTAAAGAGCTTGAGAAGAAAGGCATTGGTCGTCCATCGACTTACGCATCAATCATCTCAACCATCCAAGATCGTGGCTATGTAAAAGTTGAGCAGCGTCGTTTCTATGCTGAAAAGATGGGTGAGATCGTTTCAGACCGTCTTGATGATAGCTTCAATGACCTGATGAACTACGACTTCACCGCGCGTATGGAAGAGAAACTCGACCAGATCGCTGAAGGTGAAGCGGTATGGAAAGGCGTACTGGATAACTTCTTTGCAGACTTCACTTCAGATCTAGAAAAGGCTGAACTGGATGAAGCAGAAGGCGGCATGCGTCCAAACAACATTGTTGAAACAGACATCGAGTGTCCGACCTGTGGTCGTAATATGGGCATCCGTACTGCATCAACAGGCGTATTCCTGGGCTGTTCTGGTTACGCACTGCCACCTAAAGAGCGTTGTAAGACAACCATCAACCTAGGTGACGAAGAGGGCATCATCAACGTACTTGAAGAAGACGTTGAAACTGCAGCACTACGTGCGAAAAAGCGTTGTCCTAAGTGTGAAACGGCGATGGATGCGTACCTAATTGACGAAAAGCGTAAGCTACACGTTTGTGGTAACAACCCGAACTGTGATGGTTACATCGTTGAAAAAGGTGAGTTCAAAGTTAAAGGTTACGATGGCCCTGTCGTTGAATGTGACAAGTGTGGCTCTGACATGGAGCTGAAAAACGGTCGCTTCGGTAAATACATGGACTGTACCAGCGCCGATTGTAAAAACACGCGTAAAATCCTGAAAAACGGTGAAGTCGCTCCACCAAAAGAAGACCCAGTGCACTTCCCTGAGCTTCCGTGTGAAAACTCAGATGCGTACTTTGTACTTCGCGATGGTGCGTCAGGTCTGTTTATGGCAGCAAGTAACTTCCCGAAATCGCGTGAAACACGTGCGCCGCTTGTCGCTGAGCTTGTGCAGTACAAAGAACGTATTTCTGATAAGTTCAAGTACCTGACAACCGCACCTACTGAGGATCCAGACGGTCGTCCGACCGTGGTTCGATTTAGTCGTAAGACCAAAGAGAACTATGTTCGCTCAGAAGAAAACGGTAAGCCATCAGGCTGGACTGCGCTATACATTGACGGTAAATGGGAAATTACCGACAAACGCAA
- a CDS encoding YciN family protein: MSEAKKAISEFDLLLIANNVMQEHDDYIDGMRADSVEEKEGVLIFKGNFFLDDKGLPTEKTTAVFNMFKYLAIQLSKEFTLKG; the protein is encoded by the coding sequence ATGAGTGAAGCTAAGAAAGCAATTAGCGAATTTGACCTACTTCTAATTGCCAACAATGTAATGCAAGAGCACGATGACTACATCGACGGAATGCGTGCTGACTCTGTAGAAGAAAAAGAAGGCGTACTGATTTTTAAAGGCAATTTCTTTTTAGATGACAAAGGCCTGCCAACAGAGAAAACTACCGCAGTTTTCAACATGTTTAAGTATCTTGCGATTCAGCTTTCTAAAGAGTTTACGTTGAAGGGTTAA
- a CDS encoding glycine zipper 2TM domain-containing protein: MRKWLLMLLVIPVFCSAAYQRNQAQPVKEVVFGQIQTVRYITQQEIVESQKSGWNTLAGATIGGLIGNQFGGGHGKEVATVVGALAGAHIASNQGPSVYKVEHKLVELLIETKKDELINVIQDVDRNMLFESGDKVRILYFDGYVRVDRSY, translated from the coding sequence ATGCGAAAGTGGCTACTTATGTTACTGGTTATACCAGTTTTTTGTTCCGCAGCCTATCAGAGAAATCAAGCACAGCCGGTAAAAGAGGTGGTTTTTGGTCAGATACAAACCGTGCGGTATATCACCCAGCAAGAGATTGTCGAATCGCAAAAAAGTGGTTGGAACACGCTCGCCGGGGCGACCATAGGTGGTCTGATTGGCAACCAATTTGGTGGAGGACATGGTAAAGAAGTCGCGACGGTAGTCGGTGCGCTGGCGGGGGCGCATATTGCCAGTAATCAAGGCCCGAGCGTCTATAAAGTGGAACACAAGCTGGTCGAGTTGCTGATCGAAACTAAGAAAGATGAACTGATTAATGTTATTCAAGACGTTGACCGCAACATGCTGTTTGAAAGTGGCGACAAGGTAAGAATTTTATATTTTGATGGCTATGTTCGTGTCGATCGTAGCTACTAG
- the aat gene encoding leucyl/phenylalanyl-tRNA--protein transferase: MKIYLPELAPNSVLFPPTHEALAEPDGLLAMGGDLSPNRLLAAYNKGIFPWYSADEPILWWSPKIRAVFDPKTFKPSKSLKKFLKKSNYDISINRATDQVIERCANTRTAQETWLLPEMRKAYQQLANLGRVHSVEVWQDEQLVGGLYGVSVGKIFCGESMFSLATNASKAALWYFCHHFAKSGGELIDCQLMNPHLASLGAQELPREEFTQYLIDLGELSLEKRCYAPQQLPNPIHSES, from the coding sequence ATGAAAATTTACTTGCCCGAACTGGCACCTAATAGTGTGCTATTCCCACCAACCCATGAAGCACTCGCCGAACCCGACGGGTTATTAGCAATGGGTGGAGATCTCTCACCAAATCGTTTACTTGCAGCCTACAACAAGGGCATATTTCCTTGGTACAGCGCCGACGAACCGATTTTGTGGTGGTCACCGAAAATTCGTGCTGTGTTTGATCCTAAGACCTTCAAACCATCAAAAAGTCTTAAAAAGTTTTTGAAAAAGTCGAATTACGATATTTCAATCAATCGAGCAACTGACCAAGTGATTGAACGATGCGCTAATACCCGCACCGCCCAAGAAACCTGGTTACTGCCTGAAATGCGCAAAGCTTATCAGCAGTTGGCCAACCTTGGGCGAGTTCACTCCGTTGAGGTATGGCAAGATGAGCAACTGGTGGGTGGTTTATATGGCGTATCCGTTGGAAAAATATTTTGTGGCGAATCTATGTTTAGCCTGGCAACGAATGCCTCGAAGGCGGCGCTGTGGTACTTCTGCCATCATTTTGCTAAGTCTGGCGGAGAGCTCATCGATTGCCAGCTAATGAACCCGCATCTTGCATCTCTAGGCGCTCAAGAACTGCCTCGCGAAGAATTTACTCAGTATCTAATCGATCTAGGTGAACTAAGCTTAGAAAAGCGCTGCTATGCACCGCAGCAACTGCCTAATCCAATCCACTCGGAGAGTTGA